TAGAAATTCCAGCATGGTTCTCTTTTAATTCCAAGGATGGAATTAATGTCGTTAGCGGAGATCCTATTGCAGAGTGTGCCTCCATTGCAGATTCATGCAAGAAAGTTGTTGCTGTTGGAGTCAACTGTACCCCTCCTAGATTCATCCATGGACTAGTTGCATCTGTACGGAAGGTATATTTTTCTGGGGTGATGCTTATTTATAAGATTAAATACTAATATAGGTTCTAAATCTGAATATTTTCTCACGAACTAGTGGAGGAGTTTGGTTAGGTGCCCCTAACAATTCACTATCAACATTCCGTATGTTGAATTCATGTGATTTCAAGTTTTCGTAATTCGCCCTGTTACACATCTCTTAAGAAAGATTCTATAGCTGCGGCTTTAAAACTTCAGGTGCTGTGCTTTAAAACTTCAGGTGCTGTGCTCGCCTGagattgttttatttctttgtcaTTGTCCTAGACCGCAAGGAACCATTATGTCCTGTGACTTGTAATATAATTGGATAGGTGCAGTACATCGTATATCCCGGAAATCCTCACCTCGTTGTCCAGTGAATTTATGAAATGTATTACATAGTTGGACCAATCATTCTTTAGCATATGCATCACGGCTAATATAATTCCTCTTCAAATGAGCTGTCAAATGAGGTAGAAGGATGCTACTGATGCATTTCGCACTTACCTTgcttaaaattagaaaattttgaattgatgtTTTCAATTGGCAGATAACAAGTAAACCAGTACTGGTATATCCCAACAGTGGTGAGATGTACGATGCTCAGAACAAGCAATGGGTGGTGAGTTTCCTGCTTTACAATAAGGCTCTGTGCTGCAAGGATCCAGTTCATATAGTTTGAAATAATTAGTTCATGCCAGTCCTTCATGGACATCATTCTCTGCCTGCTACATTCGTCCAAAACTCACCTTGAGTTCCGTAGATGGTAGGTTCTGACAACGTTTAGTATTCCCTCAAAGATCTGGATTTTTATGTTCTCTTTTCGCAGGAATCAGGTGGGGACATAGATGAAGATTTTGTGGCATACATAGTTAAGTGGCAGGAGGCCGGGGCTTCTCTCTTTGGTGGGTGTTGCAGAACCACCCCGAAAACcattagagccatatcccaggCTCTCTCTGATAAAAACTAATGCAGTATGGTCTGAAATCATACCACCAGGCTTCCTTCCAGTTTCCTCCTGCAATAAAGTAGACTGCAAGGAACCATGTCTTGACTAGAAAACTGGAAGGAAATCCAATGCTCCACCCCTTGACCGGCAAAAGTAGTTCAACGCTGAGCTGGCGCATCAGACTTACATGACCCCAAACTTCGAAGGTTGGGATTGTATCAAGAATGAGAAGCTAGGAATGGGATTTTTTGACTTgctactttccttgtattatGCTACTGAAGAAATAATGAGAAAACTTGGGCAATCCGTTACATTTGAGATTCTCTCTTACCCTCAAATTCTCCAAAAAGGCTAGGGTAAAAAACTGGTCCTATATGTTCAATGTTTCCCCAAATTGTCCACTTCCCCCTTAGTCGGAAACCCGCTGCTTATGTAGATTTTTATCATCAAACTCTATATGTCAATTTGATTACCATATTGCACGAAGAATGAGCACTTGTATTTAAGGCTTCAAATCCAAgagaaaataatttgatataagaTAAACGCCCCAAGACCAAAAGCGATATAATTCATTCTTGATTCTTTCCAATGACAGTTTTGCCAAGAGTAAAAGATTACATGCACTGGAAAGGAAGGGAGAATGTTTTCTTCATACTACTGAGATACAGATCCTGAACAAATCTGAGGAACCTAAATGACATTTTACAGAACCAGCACATGGCAGGTAAAAACTCAAGGCCCTGGCCTTCCAAAATGTGGTTCATAATTGTGGGAAAATGTTATCAACAAAAGTATGGTGCATCGGGTCAAAATGCCAGATTTTGGCTAGATGAAGATGTGAAGAGGTGTGCCGATGGACTTCTTCCATAAGCCAGATGGTGGCCTCAGCTTTACAAGGGTGAATTATGGTATCCAAAGGCTTATTTTCATCCTCACTGCCAATCCTCAGTTGGTCCCACTGTCGTAGGAGACTATTGGTGAGGTAGTGCAAGGGCTGACCATATAACTGCTTAATGGATTTGCCTAATCCCATCCATGTGTTAAATGGAATGACAGAACCACGGTGCGTTGGAATTGGAATTTGCTTCATGTATACCTGATACATTTCTGCCCTTCTGACTAATGCATCTGCAGCATAAAAGGTATGCCCATAAAAGAAAAGGCATTTTTGAAAATGAGATCAACATTAAGAATTAATAAGGCTACCAAAGGTAGAATAAAATAGAAAGCTGTAAGAATTAATTCAAATGACAATGTCAAAAATGGGATCCACATTAACTTACGAGCCAGAGAGGTTCCTACCTGCTGAGACCCATATTAGCATGACTGTCAGCAAAGTGCAAGCAAAACTCAAACAAACACGATTCTTTTCATCTTAGTCGACATAGAAGAATctagtataaaatatttttcttttgcttgaTGCAACTTGCAGAATATCAAAATGATCTAGAAGTGAACACCTTATGCATCCAACATGATGAAGGGAAGGAGGAGAATCAGCTTTTTCACAAGGAAAGCAACATCTGAATGTTGTGGGAGTGGGAAATTTAGAGATAATGTTGGCAAAGTTAAAATCTACATATATGTCCCAAATCAAGTGACGTCATATATTACAGAGTTGAGAGCTAGATTAGATTTTCATACTCTTGTGCCATTGATGGACAATCAAACTTGttagtaattaatattaatcaatTGAGGCAGTCATGCTGAAACTGCTCGTCCAGCACATTATGGAACACACTGCATTGTGTGATCATAACTGCTGACATTTAAGCATAGATGGATAAGGACAATCCTATAGAGTAAAGGCAAAGCAGTGCCACATGgacttctttttctatttctttttttttttttaataaaaaaagtaagacAAGGCCCTAAACCCAAGTGAGTCAATACCTTCAGGTGTTATTTCTTTGGCAAGTTGATCTAATGCCACATTATTCATCGGCTGCTTGCCATCACTCTCATTATTGTCTGGCTGCTTGCCATCGCACCACTGGTTGTCTGGAAGCTTTTGATCACACCCATCATTGACTTCTATCTCTGAGTCTGAGGAAGAAGAATCATCTGACGATATAACATCAATCTGCTCATTCCATGACATTGCCCTCTTCATGGTAGATAGAATTTATcctgaagaagaaaaatgatcaaCTTTACATCGAAATCAACATAAACTGCGGAAAGCTTAAACAGAATAAGCAAAAGAGTTCCACGCTCCTAGAAGGATCAAAGTAACTTCATTTAGAGCAATATGTGTATACTCAGGAGCAggcgaaaaaaagaaaaaaaacacagaaatgTGCAATTTAGTAAGAAGATAAGTAACTGCATGCATGAAACTTTGGCCCAATGAAATTAGAAAATGGGAAAGAAATCAAAGCCTGTGAATGCTTTTAGAGGCATTCACACCACCATGTATTACTTTCGCTAAAAGTAGATTTAGATATATTAGCTGTTCCATTAGTTCAGGTGCATGCCAATGCTTTGTGTTCAGATccaaataatgtttttttataaatgaaaaacttCATGTTTTTGCCATGCTGAACAATTTTCTGTTTGCTTCGTTACTGCAGTTATTTCCATACACGTCTTAAAAATGATGTTTTAGACACTTTTATCGTTGATTTTATCTTGTGATGGCTAAAACTAAGCCCAAGATAAACCTCTTATACAAGCCattatataaccttcaaaaaaTGACTCGGGACAACGAAACGAAAGGGTAACGGCAAGTAACTGAAcacaaaattatttataagaaaaaaaaaattgcacacaAACAAACCAATGGAAATGGACAAAACCCAAGTACTCTAAATTAAACTTTATTGTGCATACCGTTGACAATAAAGCTGGGATCTTACTGATGTCTACTGCCAAAAATACCGTTGACAATAGGCTCTACTACTACCATATCTTCGAGGCAGGTCTATCTTCCAAATCTGAGCAAATAAACAgcttttttacttaattaaatGTATTCTCCCCCCTTTCTCTCTAGGTGACTGGAAAATCCAACGACCCATTTGCCTTGCTAGTTTGCATGACTATATAAAACTATCTATAATGCACAAAAGAAAACCATTTGATCAATGAGAAAAACAAAGCTACCACAGAACCATTGTTCCCACTAAAAATTTATACCTTTCTCCATAATGCAACAAGCTAACCCCCACCCCGACCCCCCATTCTCCATTGTTGGGTCTTGATCTAAATTTCGAGAAAAGAAGGCACAAGAGAACAATAAATGGACAATTCGACGAAGACCCGGTTATAACTTTAACAAACGGAAAGCAAAGtattaaagaaggaaaattgAGACAGAGAGAGACTTGCCTTTGAACAGGAAATTGATTTTTCTCGGATGGGTGAACTTTTTCTCAAGTTTTTGCGTTAGCAGACTTTGTCAATTTAACGATGTAGGAGGCACATGACGATACTGGGGGAGAGATGGCTGTGACTGTTATGGAAGCTTAGACCATATATAGAACTGGTGCAGTTTGCCCCCAACTGGCCAGTCAAGTCCCTAACACCATTTCATTGATTTCATCAAAATCATCtctaaaatttagttaaaatatatatttttcatgaatttaaaattattcaaaCGATAATCTCAtattagtaaaaataataatataatattattttttaacaataataattttatttttatttttatttcagattTTACAACTACactaaacatatattaattaataatttaatttttacttaaattattgtGAGAACCGGGGGTATGATATTTTggaataaatattacttttgaATATATcacttttaaagataaaaaaaaaatataaaaaatgttatggagTAGTTAggtataatattttgaaaaaacaaaattattaattttaaaaatgaacagtgcatctccaaaatattttttccagTATAAAGTGACAAAAACACatatctttgaatttttttctgaTTAACATTGACTATGATATTTAActgaattaataaattttttgacaaaatcttgaattttctcaaataaGAATTTTACAGAACTTTTGTTAATTGCCTGAGTGAAATTCTAAAGGACTCAATGCCAGAAATGTCTGTTAATAACTTAGTATAAGGTATtgaatttgaacaaaaatatgcaaaaataattatagaaaaatgaCTTGTACAGTTTTAAAGTATGCAAGACTGTTGAAAAAGTGAATatccacataaaaataaaaaaattagaaaaataaagatgaacatttttttttttttaaaataaaaacacgtGACTTAGACATCCTAAAACATATTACTCTTAATTATTAGAATTCTACTAATATTCTCATAAAATTGATACACATACAACCGTTTTCACAATCTTATCTTAAACAAGAGAttaacaattttataaaaatattctcaatttaaaatattgtaacataaaaaaatataattttatcattttatcataATAAAACGTAATTCTTTCAAAGATACGGTGGTCCTCCAAAGTCGAAACCGGGCAACTCACTCGAGTTCACCGGCCTTGGCGAAGGAGGGTGGGTGGTCTGGTCGAAACCGGGAAGAACTGTTCGACAAGTCGTTTAGGAAGCAAAGGAGAGAAACCCCAGTCGAGCCCAGCCCACTAAAATTGAAAACCACTGTAACAACATGGTCCAATATAGAAGGCGGCCTGGGTACCTTTACAatggatttatatttaaaattatttaattaaaattttaaataaataaatggttctaattttatcatttcagtGTAAACTCATTTCAGTTTTGTGTTTTATCAAAGTCTCCTGCACATTAATGCACATTTTCTGCTAGGACAAGCCAAATTCTATGAGCCAGCAGTGTGTGATTGTGACACCAATTCAGCCTCAAAAATTACAATGGATTGCAATAGCCgatatgataagaataagagTAAGTAGTATATAGGATCCCACAttattttagaaataaattttaataaaattttaattatatcattattcttttattgGAGCGTCACAAATAGTAAAACCTCCATGTTTATCTTTACCGTATGCCGGCCACTCATACTTTAATGCCAAAGCAAAGCTGGAGCTTTCATGGAGGACAAGACACTGAAACAGATAATACGCctcattatttgaaaaaaaaaagggcaataTTATGGAAGCTGATATCATGCCTCCATTAAAATCTCTTGGAAATGAATGGTGGGTAGTGGCCTTTGTTTGATCGCCATCCAGCATTTAATCACCGCATAAAAGAAACcatatatttgatatttaaaaaaaaaaaaaaattctttttttattagattaaTAATTAGAGTTCCATCGACTTTCATGAGCTATTCAAACAGGAAGTCAACCATTATTGTTGGATaacaagcttttgttgtgctcTTGATTTATGTACAGACAGAGAGATTGAGGTTGTGTTGGGTTAtcgaattaaattaaattcatcttaatttatttaaaatcaataatagatgagattcattattttttaaatttttttataaaaaagttaaacttatttcaatctatttcatatattttaatttaaaaagttaaattaatctcaatttcaaaaattaaatccatctcaatcttaaaaattaaacgCATCTCAATAggattcataaaatattaatatttacaattcaactgaattcatcttaacatccaaacgtaaCTTGAAAATTAGGCGCTAAGTCATACTGCTTTGTTTAGACTATTTTTTTTAGTAGTACGATATATACttacagttttatttataatactcattttgttaattttcttttgaaactcaaattttgaatttttaaatttcatgatttttaacATATCAATAATAGACACGTGCAGAAGTAagtttttttgtaagtttttcttaagtacatttaacattttcccccttttttttttttgtttttgtcttgaaaattcatttttcatgaaattcatttctcaaatttaaaaaagaaaaaaaaaaggcatattAGGGTCAAAACCTTATTTTCTTCCATTCCAAATAAAAAAGTGTGGTCCTTGCAAATCAAATTCTCAAGTTATTATGCTGATTCCCATGATGTGATTGACCTTAAATCTTGTAATTAGTTGCTAGATCACACatggaaaaaaataatggaCAATGAAAAGAACAATTATGAGGTATTTTTGCAGTGTAGATGGCGTGATActcttatcatattataaactttcaataaaaaattaatttttaataatattatatatgttgtaGAATGTGAGTGCTACGACTCCTCAATAAGTACTTTAATGATAAATGTCATATTGTTAAACTCTTTTGAGAGAAAATATGGGTTTAAAATGACATCAAATGGTCCAACATGATCATGGTATTATTTACAATGATAGCTCATGCTGAGGAGATAAAAATGGgacatctatgatcatgagaattcccttgtatttttttttttcatttaggaGCAAGCATGAAAACAACATCAATTATTACGATATATTTTTGCTAATTATAGCCACCTTTTTCATCTTTGGGCTTGGAGATCCCTAAGGTGGGCTCAATTACAAATTCATCATCATGGAAATTTACCTACAtatattgtcatcatcacaCACAAGCATGCATGTCTACCCTTTGTAATTTCTGTGACTTGCTCTTTGGTAGGTTGCATTGGGACCCATGATAAAACGGTGAAAAATGatataatgtatatttatttatatagataaatgatatttacagtcacaAGGTATGCAAGATCAGTACacttcattttgaaaaaaatagacaaatctaaaatccacataaaaaaattattatgtgGTGTCTCAGTTTAGGGTTTACGgcaagagaagaagaggaaaaacaaaaacaaaagacgaaaaatggataaataaatacaaaagaataaGACATAATCCCTTCAATATGGGAAGATATGATAAGCAGATGTATTTGTAGATGCAGGGAGATAGGTCTACATCAATACAAGATTTACAttacatatatatgatatatgatatatataatctacTTTACTCATGAGGTAGGTGCTAAAGACAGTGACAAGTGAGGAAAGCTTTGTCGCATTTTGAAACCCAAAGGACCCCCCAAAAACCATGCCTTTGAaatgggtt
This genomic interval from Carya illinoinensis cultivar Pawnee chromosome 2, C.illinoinensisPawnee_v1, whole genome shotgun sequence contains the following:
- the LOC122300781 gene encoding protein RDM1 → MKRAMSWNEQIDVISSDDSSSSDSEIEVNDGCDQKLPDNQWCDGKQPDNNESDGKQPMNNVALDQLAKEITPEDALVRRAEMYQVYMKQIPIPTHRGSVIPFNTWMGLGKSIKQLYGQPLHYLTNSLLRQWDQLRIGSEDENKPLDTIIHPCKAEATIWLMEEVHRHTSSHLHLAKIWHFDPMHHTFVDNIFPQL